From Thermococcus celericrescens, a single genomic window includes:
- a CDS encoding RNA-guided endonuclease InsQ/TnpB family protein, which produces VNNLMAVYVENGESFLVNGRPLKSIDFYWQKRIAEYQSKINKSGAKKSKKLSGMHLKAKLQARHYINTRVRQTVERLYQMGVSRIVVGYPKGISGNSNKGKKQNYLLSHVWRFNTVIRRLREVAEEYGISVIVVNEVFTSKRCPVCGRPHEGARFVRGLFKCPETGLVFNSDLVGAFNILKKVVKTITPSLSGLYAQRRGNWPKARPEGLKTRFLVGLNETPQTSPPLARG; this is translated from the coding sequence AGTGAACAACCTGATGGCCGTTTACGTTGAGAACGGGGAAAGCTTCTTAGTGAACGGGAGACCGCTCAAGAGCATTGATTTTTACTGGCAAAAACGGATAGCAGAGTATCAATCCAAAATCAACAAAAGCGGGGCAAAGAAGAGTAAGAAACTCTCAGGAATGCACTTGAAGGCTAAACTCCAGGCGAGGCACTACATTAACACGAGGGTGAGGCAAACAGTTGAAAGGCTCTACCAGATGGGTGTTTCAAGGATTGTTGTTGGCTATCCGAAGGGCATCAGTGGGAACTCCAACAAGGGTAAAAAGCAGAATTATCTCCTCTCCCACGTCTGGCGATTCAATACCGTGATTCGGCGTCTCAGGGAGGTCGCTGAGGAGTATGGTATTAGCGTTATTGTCGTTAATGAGGTTTTCACGTCTAAGCGTTGCCCCGTCTGCGGGAGGCCTCACGAGGGGGCGAGGTTTGTTAGGGGATTGTTTAAGTGTCCCGAGACGGGGCTTGTCTTCAATTCAGACTTGGTTGGGGCGTTTAATATTTTGAAGAAGGTGGTGAAAACCATAACCCCGAGTCTGAGCGGGCTTTACGCTCAGAGGAGGGGTAATTGGCCGAAGGCCCGGCCAGAGGGGTTGAAGACCCGCTTTTTAGTGGGTTTGAATGAGACCCCTCAAACCTCTCCGCCCTTAGCGAGGGGTTAG